The Candidatus Nanohalococcus occultus genome contains a region encoding:
- a CDS encoding GmrSD restriction endonuclease domain-containing protein, protein MSMQPGEEGLVDLIDESENGRLVLPHFQRSFVWNRNEVEELLVSILNDYFIGTLLLLRVDPEDAPFEPRTIEGVQETTKNPRRMILDGQQRITSLYYAFNSHRFPEEKGLGNTNYVYEFFIDMEHAVEEEWEDAVFSERRGTRSYKPYESEEKCFRKNVVPLKALRNYKNMINWSNKYKDLTGNDDLWDNFENYAENMMDFSVATVELPRVEDDEDLNTVVEIFERINKTGKPLAVFDLLTARLFREDIRLRDLWNGIYENREEFPRIHEFADGKDDNTYKKNILRTLALIRDQPPKRKNLIMLDTADFDEDWKESARSFEKALNRMKSNQDGGFGVKNSDWIPYNGLVAPTAAILRSIDNENDEAKQYERLQTWYWSTVFSQRYSSQTSTKSHKDVRDFEKWDDAKPEALMSDNQLKEMDLSSVSSKSSGVYKGVISLALLSGARDFLTGDSVDHHNLEDHHLFPKKYLKDQGVDSNKRNTVLNRSLIKKKTNQKIKAKAPSKYIEEMENSLGSEEEVKKVLEDHLIPEDAYYAMKNDDYDKFLKLRERRIMKEIRERVGATQQLESYTS, encoded by the coding sequence ATGAGCATGCAACCGGGAGAAGAAGGACTAGTAGACCTTATTGACGAAAGCGAAAATGGAAGGTTAGTACTACCACACTTTCAAAGATCCTTCGTATGGAACCGGAACGAGGTGGAGGAGCTGCTAGTCTCAATATTAAACGATTATTTCATAGGCACATTACTTTTACTAAGAGTAGATCCAGAGGACGCCCCCTTTGAACCACGAACCATAGAAGGCGTACAAGAAACCACAAAAAATCCAAGGAGAATGATATTAGACGGTCAGCAAAGAATAACTTCGCTCTATTATGCCTTTAATTCTCATAGATTTCCTGAGGAAAAAGGTCTAGGAAACACTAACTACGTATACGAGTTCTTTATAGACATGGAACACGCTGTGGAAGAAGAATGGGAGGACGCAGTGTTCAGCGAAAGGAGAGGTACAAGATCTTACAAGCCCTACGAAAGCGAGGAAAAATGCTTCAGAAAAAATGTGGTGCCTCTTAAGGCGCTCAGAAATTACAAAAATATGATTAACTGGAGCAACAAATACAAGGACTTGACAGGTAATGACGATCTATGGGACAACTTTGAGAACTATGCGGAGAACATGATGGATTTTAGCGTTGCAACAGTCGAATTACCACGAGTAGAAGATGATGAAGACCTAAATACGGTCGTAGAAATATTCGAACGAATTAACAAAACAGGAAAGCCTCTTGCCGTATTCGATCTACTTACTGCTCGTCTTTTTAGAGAAGACATTCGACTTCGAGATCTCTGGAACGGAATATACGAAAACAGAGAGGAGTTTCCCCGCATCCACGAATTTGCAGATGGAAAGGACGACAACACCTACAAAAAGAACATATTGCGTACTTTAGCACTGATAAGAGATCAGCCTCCTAAGAGAAAAAATCTCATTATGCTCGATACAGCGGACTTTGATGAAGATTGGAAAGAGTCCGCCAGAAGCTTCGAGAAAGCCCTTAACAGAATGAAAAGCAATCAAGATGGCGGTTTCGGAGTTAAGAACTCGGACTGGATCCCTTATAATGGACTGGTTGCGCCTACGGCAGCTATTCTCAGATCGATAGACAATGAGAACGATGAAGCTAAACAATATGAGAGATTACAGACCTGGTATTGGAGTACTGTTTTCAGCCAAAGATACAGCAGCCAGACCTCAACTAAGTCTCATAAAGACGTTAGAGATTTCGAAAAGTGGGATGATGCTAAACCAGAAGCTCTGATGTCAGACAATCAATTAAAAGAGATGGATCTCAGTTCGGTTAGTTCTAAGTCAAGTGGAGTCTACAAGGGCGTTATAAGTCTAGCTCTTCTCTCCGGAGCAAGAGACTTCCTTACAGGAGATTCTGTAGACCACCATAACCTTGAGGATCACCATCTATTCCCTAAAAAATATCTAAAAGATCAGGGAGTTGACAGCAACAAACGCAATACTGTTTTGAATCGCTCACTGATTAAAAAGAAGACAAATCAAAAAATTAAAGCTAAAGCCCCATCTAAATATATCGAGGAAATGGAAAACTCATTAGGGAGCGAGGAAGAAGTCAAAAAAGTCTTGGAAGACCATTTAATTCCTGAAGATGCCTATTACGCAATGAAAAACGACGACTACGACAAGTTCCTAAAGTTGAGAGAAAGAAGAATCATGAAAGAGATCCGGGAAAGAGTAGGCGCCACTCAACAGCTCGAGAGCTATACCTCCTGA
- a CDS encoding group I intron-associated PD-(D/E)XK endonuclease produces the protein MHTKDIGDLAEIAVAKKVMSLGKSVSFPFGDNERYDLLVDDGDIQKAQVRKAAYKQDCLVFRCYSNHRENGEIVRESFSSEQIDVFYVWCQEMDEVFKIPVEQAPNSTMSLRIEAADNGQKKGVNWAEDYRI, from the coding sequence ATGCACACCAAAGATATAGGGGATCTTGCCGAAATAGCGGTGGCTAAGAAGGTAATGAGTTTGGGAAAATCTGTTTCGTTCCCGTTCGGAGACAATGAACGTTACGACCTCCTTGTTGATGACGGCGACATCCAAAAAGCACAGGTAAGGAAAGCAGCATATAAGCAAGATTGTCTGGTTTTTAGATGCTATAGCAACCACAGAGAGAATGGTGAAATAGTACGAGAGAGCTTCAGCTCCGAACAGATAGATGTCTTCTACGTCTGGTGCCAGGAGATGGACGAGGTTTTCAAAATACCTGTTGAACAAGCGCCGAACTCAACTATGAGCCTAAGAATAGAGGCTGCTGACAACGGTCAGAAAAAAGGCGTGAATTGGGCGGAAGATTACAGAATCTGA
- a CDS encoding DNA topoisomerase IV subunit A: protein MPKKDLANDETTIEKLTHLGRKLKNQLYDADSENLTIETKVRSKSNVEYDEEDGRLELGDSFSQRKFLNISHARKFMQTTLVASKAKELVENGRTASIREVYYQLKHTVPGLDENTFEDQDESNNVVVDIETATGAIREDLHLFAEPKGRLFGPIKINDSGDTIDGMSMGSAGMAIPSIVDHLEFEENNADFILVVETSAMVNRLVEEDFHEEQNAIIIGTGGQPARGARRLINMMHNELDLPVYVFTDGDPWGYYIYSVLKSGSMSLAFQSDRLATPDAKLIGMTMEDIETYDLHHVTEDLKGKPKGSGGPTKDFKRIHDVMDYEWMKNDDWQNQLQKMLDMGVRVEQQALAAQSLEFVANEYLPNKIENEEFLD from the coding sequence ATGCCAAAGAAAGACTTAGCAAACGACGAAACAACGATTGAAAAACTAACACATCTAGGACGTAAGCTGAAAAACCAGCTTTACGATGCCGACTCGGAGAATCTGACGATAGAGACAAAGGTGCGCTCAAAGTCCAACGTCGAGTACGACGAAGAGGACGGAAGACTTGAGCTAGGAGACAGCTTCTCCCAGAGAAAGTTCCTGAATATCAGCCACGCCAGAAAATTCATGCAGACCACTCTGGTCGCAAGCAAGGCAAAGGAACTGGTTGAAAACGGCCGTACTGCCTCAATCAGAGAGGTTTACTACCAGTTAAAGCACACAGTTCCCGGACTGGATGAGAACACATTTGAAGATCAGGACGAGTCCAACAACGTAGTAGTCGACATCGAGACTGCTACAGGAGCGATCAGAGAGGACCTACACCTGTTCGCAGAGCCGAAAGGACGGCTTTTCGGACCTATCAAGATTAACGACTCCGGTGACACTATCGACGGTATGAGCATGGGTTCTGCCGGAATGGCGATTCCATCTATTGTTGATCACCTGGAATTTGAGGAGAACAACGCTGATTTCATCCTCGTAGTCGAGACATCTGCTATGGTTAACCGACTGGTAGAAGAAGACTTCCACGAGGAACAGAACGCGATCATCATCGGTACAGGAGGACAGCCAGCAAGAGGAGCCAGACGCCTGATCAACATGATGCACAACGAACTGGATCTACCGGTATACGTCTTCACTGACGGTGACCCATGGGGATACTACATATACTCAGTTCTCAAATCCGGATCGATGAGCCTCGCATTCCAGTCAGACCGCCTGGCAACACCGGATGCGAAGCTAATCGGTATGACAATGGAGGACATCGAAACTTATGACCTCCATCACGTAACAGAAGACCTGAAAGGAAAGCCAAAAGGAAGTGGTGGACCGACAAAGGACTTCAAGCGAATCCACGACGTCATGGACTACGAGTGGATGAAAAACGACGACTGGCAGAACCAGCTACAGAAGATGCTGGACATGGGAGTCAGAGTAGAACAGCAGGCTCTAGCAGCACAAAGCCTAGAATTCGTGGCAAACGAGTACCTGCCAAACAAGATCGAGAACGAAGAGTTCCTGGACTGA
- a CDS encoding DNA topoisomerase VI subunit B, producing the protein MSEGMEQPEMEESDHKEISVAEFFEKNRHLLGFENPQKSIITVTKEAVDNSLDACEGDEILPEIHVLIDEIGDEKCRIEIRDNAIGLDRETIPKVFGKLLYGSKFHKLQQSRGQQGIGISASAMYAQLTTGEPVTVWSKQEGEPCHKFVVRIDTEKNEPEIIEDEVVGKDSDEFPGGKDYYFDHGTTIEMNIEAKYTGGHHSVKNYLKHTAIMNPYARIVLREPDGNKIEYPRVSKDLPQKPKEIKPHPHGVELGIMMRMIEGSSARTVSSFLQNEFTRVGRTSADDICEEAGIDSDRRPNTLDKDEIETLLKAAQNVKLQSPPKDCLSPIGEELIEKGLQKELNPDMIFAETRKPKVYKGNPFQVEVGLAWGGDIDEEGSFDELRFANKVPLLYKKSSCVTTKAVEEVSWNRYNVSQTGDRPQGPLYILVHIASVWVPFTSEGKEAVANYEDIRKEMKLALQEVGRKLGRELKRQERREIQEKKKRQLTSYAKEMGPAIVELAGEGSPEEIEEKIQAMVHADYNPEQL; encoded by the coding sequence ATGAGCGAAGGCATGGAACAACCGGAGATGGAAGAATCTGATCACAAAGAGATTTCCGTCGCCGAGTTCTTCGAGAAGAACAGACACCTACTAGGATTTGAGAACCCTCAGAAATCCATAATCACGGTTACGAAAGAGGCAGTAGATAACTCTCTGGACGCATGTGAAGGAGACGAGATTCTGCCGGAAATACACGTACTAATTGATGAGATCGGCGATGAGAAATGCCGTATCGAGATCAGAGACAACGCGATCGGACTTGACAGAGAGACAATTCCGAAGGTATTCGGTAAGCTCCTCTACGGTTCGAAGTTCCACAAGCTTCAGCAGAGCCGTGGACAGCAGGGAATCGGAATCTCCGCTTCCGCGATGTACGCCCAGCTTACAACCGGAGAACCGGTGACAGTATGGTCCAAACAGGAAGGAGAGCCATGCCACAAGTTCGTTGTCCGTATCGACACGGAGAAAAACGAACCTGAAATTATAGAAGATGAAGTAGTTGGAAAGGACTCCGATGAGTTCCCAGGCGGGAAGGATTATTACTTCGATCACGGAACCACAATCGAGATGAACATCGAGGCAAAGTACACTGGCGGACATCACTCGGTGAAAAACTACCTCAAGCACACCGCGATCATGAACCCGTACGCACGGATCGTACTAAGAGAGCCGGACGGAAACAAGATCGAGTACCCAAGGGTCTCGAAAGATCTTCCTCAGAAACCGAAGGAGATCAAACCGCACCCACACGGAGTCGAACTCGGAATCATGATGAGGATGATCGAAGGCTCATCGGCCAGAACCGTCTCCTCATTCCTACAAAACGAGTTCACACGTGTCGGAAGAACTTCAGCCGACGACATATGCGAGGAAGCAGGAATCGATTCCGATAGAAGACCGAACACGTTGGACAAAGACGAGATCGAGACGCTGTTGAAGGCAGCCCAGAACGTAAAGCTACAGTCTCCGCCGAAAGACTGTCTTTCCCCGATCGGAGAGGAGTTAATCGAGAAAGGGCTTCAAAAAGAGTTGAACCCGGATATGATCTTTGCGGAAACCCGTAAACCGAAGGTGTACAAAGGAAACCCGTTCCAGGTCGAGGTAGGACTGGCATGGGGAGGAGACATCGATGAAGAAGGATCCTTCGACGAGCTAAGATTCGCAAACAAGGTTCCATTGCTTTACAAGAAATCCTCGTGTGTGACCACGAAAGCAGTAGAGGAAGTATCTTGGAATCGGTATAATGTCTCACAGACAGGAGACCGGCCGCAAGGACCGCTTTACATCCTAGTCCACATCGCATCGGTATGGGTTCCGTTCACATCCGAAGGAAAGGAAGCCGTAGCGAACTATGAGGATATCCGCAAGGAGATGAAGCTAGCCTTGCAAGAAGTCGGCCGCAAGCTAGGCCGAGAGCTTAAACGCCAGGAGCGACGTGAGATCCAGGAAAAGAAGAAAAGACAGCTTACGTCCTACGCAAAAGAGATGGGGCCGGCGATCGTCGAGCTAGCAGGAGAAGGAAGCCCAGAAGAGATCGAAGAGAAAATCCAGGCAATGGTCCATGCGGACTACAACCCGGAACAGCTCTAA
- a CDS encoding KH domain-containing protein translates to MKQVRIPEDRIGVIIGEGGETKQDFEELTDCEVKIEGNVVKVEGEAFDELMAEKAVKAVGRGFNPDKALQLVEKDVGFHIINIKDFTQNSSRQEELKGRVIGRDGETRRHIEKEANIDLSVYGTTVALIGKGQNIQVAVEALNMLLNGSTHSTAYDYLERNQSKIVR, encoded by the coding sequence GTGAAGCAAGTACGCATACCTGAAGACAGGATCGGCGTTATCATCGGAGAAGGCGGCGAGACCAAACAGGACTTCGAGGAGCTAACCGACTGCGAAGTCAAGATAGAAGGCAACGTAGTCAAAGTTGAAGGAGAAGCATTCGACGAACTAATGGCGGAAAAAGCCGTTAAAGCAGTTGGAAGAGGTTTCAACCCTGACAAAGCTCTACAGCTTGTTGAAAAAGACGTAGGGTTTCACATTATCAACATAAAGGACTTCACGCAGAACTCATCCCGTCAGGAAGAGTTAAAGGGCCGTGTGATCGGAAGAGATGGAGAAACACGCAGACATATCGAAAAGGAAGCTAACATAGATCTATCCGTCTACGGAACGACCGTGGCGCTGATAGGTAAAGGACAGAATATACAGGTAGCGGTCGAAGCACTTAACATGCTGTTAAACGGCAGCACTCATTCGACGGCGTATGACTACCTTGAGAGAAATCAATCGAAGATTGTGCGGTAG
- a CDS encoding serine protein kinase RIO, producing the protein MEREFERRWQEKSRRMFDNSEAKKAFDNVFDHYTKKALMKLSDRGVLSQLYGTIESGKESKVFLADTPDGERVLVKIYMTRAGGFREMEQYLRGDPRFESFKSDRRSIIEEWCKKEYRNLQKAQDVVKCPKPIATEKNILVMEFIGQDFSPFPKLKEVEIENPELGWKKTKKAIKKLWEEQKLVHGDLSEYNILVTDEPALAWIDFSQGVHRTHPRAKELLERDIQNTAKFFRSQGAETDEQNFYNSLISD; encoded by the coding sequence ATGGAAAGAGAGTTCGAACGTCGATGGCAGGAAAAAAGCCGTAGAATGTTCGATAACTCGGAAGCGAAAAAAGCCTTCGATAACGTATTCGACCATTATACAAAGAAGGCTTTGATGAAGCTCTCGGATCGCGGAGTTCTCTCACAGCTTTATGGAACCATAGAGTCCGGTAAAGAATCGAAGGTTTTCCTGGCCGATACGCCTGACGGCGAACGCGTACTTGTAAAGATATACATGACTCGGGCCGGTGGATTCAGAGAGATGGAACAGTACCTGCGTGGCGATCCACGTTTCGAGAGCTTCAAGTCCGATAGAAGAAGCATAATTGAAGAATGGTGTAAAAAAGAATACCGTAACCTTCAGAAAGCTCAAGACGTTGTAAAATGCCCGAAACCAATCGCAACAGAGAAAAACATCTTAGTCATGGAGTTTATAGGCCAGGATTTTTCGCCTTTCCCGAAGCTCAAAGAAGTTGAGATAGAGAACCCGGAGCTAGGCTGGAAAAAGACAAAGAAAGCGATCAAAAAACTCTGGGAGGAGCAAAAACTTGTTCACGGCGACCTATCCGAGTACAATATCCTAGTGACTGATGAGCCAGCACTGGCATGGATAGACTTCTCACAGGGGGTTCACAGAACTCATCCGAGAGCAAAGGAGCTTCTGGAAAGAGATATTCAAAACACTGCGAAGTTTTTCCGAAGCCAGGGTGCGGAGACCGACGAACAGAACTTCTATAACAGCCTTATTTCCGATTGA
- a CDS encoding translation initiation factor IF-1A (eIF-1A; enables maximal rate of protein biosynthesis. Enhances ribosome dissociation into subunits and stabilizes the binding of the initiator Met-tRNA(I) to 40 S ribosomal subunits in eukaryotes) encodes MPEDEEQGIGRVREPSGDEVLGVVLRKEGGGKYRVYCTDGNERICRIPGSKKRGMWVERDKVVLVDPWKIQGDEKGDIVNSYSNAETRWLEDRGHLDEISEFL; translated from the coding sequence ATGCCGGAAGATGAAGAACAGGGAATTGGCCGCGTACGTGAACCAAGCGGCGATGAAGTACTAGGAGTCGTATTAAGAAAGGAAGGCGGTGGAAAGTACCGTGTATACTGTACGGACGGCAATGAAAGAATCTGTAGAATCCCTGGAAGCAAAAAACGTGGAATGTGGGTTGAAAGAGACAAAGTAGTGCTTGTAGACCCATGGAAGATCCAAGGCGATGAGAAAGGAGATATTGTAAACTCTTACTCGAACGCTGAGACTCGGTGGCTTGAAGATCGCGGTCACCTGGATGAAATCAGCGAGTTCCTATAG
- a CDS encoding 60S ribosomal export protein NMD3 yields MNLTKFCPRCGKETEKLYGERKKLCADCYPDKNDLLEIPDVVEITICSVCGRMEQSGKWLEEYSVIDQLSAKFSEYNEEGIEMQLQYWEEDEDFLVRVHATKGEIKASYDTEVRFSKTQCKNCSKFASGFFKVKIQLRGDGDLEKVSNEIMDHAAEITNDDRNKFLSNVEKNHSGYDIFLSTEPMAKQILSRLRKHYDPDIKRSYELMGEENGEEVYRNVVSVRIE; encoded by the coding sequence ATGAACTTAACAAAATTCTGCCCGCGTTGCGGTAAAGAAACCGAAAAGCTCTACGGGGAGAGAAAAAAGCTGTGTGCCGACTGTTACCCGGATAAAAACGATCTTCTTGAGATCCCGGACGTCGTAGAGATCACGATCTGTAGTGTCTGCGGCCGGATGGAACAGAGCGGAAAATGGCTCGAAGAGTACTCAGTTATAGACCAGCTATCGGCGAAGTTCTCCGAGTACAACGAGGAAGGGATCGAGATGCAGCTACAGTACTGGGAGGAAGATGAAGACTTCCTTGTGCGCGTACACGCCACCAAAGGCGAAATAAAGGCGTCTTATGATACCGAGGTCAGGTTCAGCAAGACTCAGTGTAAAAACTGCTCGAAGTTCGCCAGCGGATTCTTCAAGGTCAAGATCCAGCTACGGGGAGACGGCGACCTAGAGAAGGTCTCAAACGAGATCATGGATCATGCTGCCGAAATCACCAACGATGACCGGAACAAGTTTCTTTCCAACGTCGAGAAAAACCACAGCGGCTACGACATCTTTCTATCAACCGAGCCGATGGCAAAACAGATCCTCAGCCGGCTGAGAAAGCACTACGACCCCGATATCAAGCGAAGCTACGAGTTAATGGGCGAGGAAAACGGGGAAGAAGTCTACCGGAACGTTGTATCGGTCCGGATCGAGTAG
- a CDS encoding NAD(P)-dependent oxidoreductase, with protein sequence MKVAWFDAEDWEKEYLEDKEYDLEIDFFEESLNSETVELAEGYDAVAVFVSSDVNGEVLDSLDADLVACRSTGFDHVDTEKAREQGIDVCNVPYYGANTVAEHTFGLILALSRKIYSAIRKVDEGDFDHEGLRGFDLEGKKLGVVGTGSIGKHVIQMANGFGMDVIASDPKPDHEAAEELGFMYVSNEDLFRQSDIITLHCPLVEQTEHLLSEEEFDLMDGTVLVNTARGGLIDTEALIEALEKDQVKSAGLDVLEEECFLEDDIGYLSEMEDECDPKTILEDHILIDREDVLITPHNAFNSIEALQRITDTTLDNLENRKNVVNGF encoded by the coding sequence ATGAAGGTAGCATGGTTCGACGCCGAAGACTGGGAGAAAGAATATTTAGAGGACAAAGAGTACGACTTGGAGATTGATTTCTTCGAAGAATCTTTGAACTCCGAGACCGTCGAGCTTGCGGAAGGCTACGATGCGGTAGCTGTTTTCGTCTCCTCGGATGTCAACGGCGAGGTGCTTGACTCCCTGGATGCGGATCTTGTTGCCTGTCGTTCTACGGGTTTCGACCATGTTGATACTGAAAAAGCCCGTGAGCAGGGCATCGATGTCTGTAACGTCCCCTACTATGGCGCCAACACTGTGGCAGAACACACCTTCGGACTTATCCTGGCTTTGAGCCGGAAGATATACTCTGCTATAAGAAAGGTTGATGAAGGCGATTTCGATCACGAAGGACTGCGCGGCTTCGATCTAGAGGGAAAAAAGCTCGGAGTTGTAGGCACCGGTTCGATCGGAAAACACGTAATACAGATGGCAAACGGGTTTGGCATGGATGTAATCGCCTCAGATCCAAAGCCAGATCACGAAGCCGCGGAAGAACTCGGTTTCATGTACGTCAGCAACGAAGACCTGTTCAGACAGTCAGACATCATAACACTTCACTGCCCGCTAGTCGAGCAGACAGAACACCTTCTAAGCGAAGAGGAATTCGACCTTATGGACGGAACCGTTCTAGTCAACACTGCTAGAGGCGGTCTGATCGATACAGAGGCGTTAATCGAGGCTTTGGAGAAAGACCAGGTTAAATCAGCCGGCCTAGACGTCTTGGAAGAAGAATGTTTTCTAGAAGACGATATAGGATATCTCAGCGAGATGGAAGATGAATGCGACCCGAAAACAATCCTGGAAGACCATATACTGATCGACAGAGAGGATGTGCTGATCACACCGCATAACGCGTTTAACAGTATCGAGGCGTTACAGAGAATTACAGATACGACCCTTGATAACTTGGAAAACAGGAAAAACGTGGTCAACGGTTTTTAA
- a CDS encoding GIY-YIG nuclease family protein, translating to MKAVYAAFFRLEKSREIEVGALGKIQFPEGIYVYVGSAMNSVEKRLERHFSRTENKHWHIDYFSAVAQPIDYFILPENSSYECVLSETANAIGEPVDSFGSSDCECKTHLYRIKNR from the coding sequence GTGAAAGCAGTTTATGCGGCGTTCTTCCGGCTGGAAAAGAGCAGGGAAATCGAGGTCGGAGCGCTCGGGAAAATACAGTTCCCAGAAGGAATCTATGTTTACGTCGGATCAGCCATGAACTCCGTGGAAAAGAGGTTAGAACGGCATTTTTCCCGGACAGAGAACAAACACTGGCATATAGATTATTTTTCCGCAGTAGCACAGCCCATTGACTATTTCATACTTCCAGAGAATTCAAGCTACGAATGTGTTCTCTCAGAAACAGCGAACGCTATAGGCGAACCTGTCGATAGCTTTGGATCTTCGGACTGTGAGTGTAAAACCCATCTATACAGAATTAAAAACCGTTGA
- the msrB gene encoding peptide-methionine (R)-S-oxide reductase MsrB, translating into METPRTEEEFKEKLSSEQYRVMREKGTEPRFSGEYVEKDDDGLYRCAACGNQLFSSKTKYSSNCGWPSFYDADEGSVEFQEDKSHGMERTEVLCTECGSHLGHVFDDGPEPTGKRFCINSVALEFEEVSDS; encoded by the coding sequence ATGGAAACGCCAAGAACGGAAGAAGAGTTCAAGGAAAAACTTTCCAGCGAACAGTACCGCGTTATGCGTGAAAAAGGCACGGAGCCGCGTTTTTCAGGCGAGTACGTGGAAAAAGACGATGACGGCCTTTACCGGTGTGCAGCCTGTGGAAACCAGCTTTTCTCCAGCAAGACCAAGTACAGCTCGAACTGTGGCTGGCCTTCCTTCTACGACGCCGATGAGGGATCGGTCGAGTTCCAGGAGGATAAATCCCACGGCATGGAGCGTACAGAAGTTCTTTGCACAGAATGCGGTTCGCATCTCGGCCATGTCTTCGACGATGGTCCGGAACCGACCGGGAAACGTTTCTGTATAAACTCTGTAGCCCTCGAGTTCGAAGAAGTTTCGGACAGTTAA